One window of Hippoglossus stenolepis isolate QCI-W04-F060 chromosome 1, HSTE1.2, whole genome shotgun sequence genomic DNA carries:
- the si:zfos-1056e6.1 gene encoding uncharacterized protein si:zfos-1056e6.1, translated as MSHAGFDRSRTLKAWFALRRLDKNDDRVVALREVSIPPAADVTMIIQIITTTFGLNCSDVIFKIRNHRGCLIPLNSSMPANSKHMPYVLEVAKIFQHVRPKPRTIPMTVINKSMKTRLQTIDRRIQRLEDLLPQIKLRCNEKLGQEIECLNQKLRFLQRRMQVADSHSWKGVLTRAPLW; from the exons ATGTCTCACGCAGGGTTTGATAGATCACGCACTTTAAAGGCCTGGTTCGCTCTGAGGCGTCTTGACAAAAACG ATGACAGAGTGGTGGCTCTCCGAGAGGTGTCCATCCCTCCAGCAGCTGATGTCACCATGATCATACAG ATCATCACCACTACCTTTGGACTGAACTGTAGCGATGTAATATTCAAG ATAAGGAACCATCGTGGCTGTCTGATCCCTCTGAACAGCTCCATGCCCGCTAACAGCAAGCACAT GCCATATGTGCTAGAGGTAGCCAAGATCTTTCAGCATG TGCGTCCCAAGCCCAGAACCATTCCCATGACTGTGATCAACAAGAGCATGAAGACCAGGCTACAGACTATTGACAGGAGG ATTCAAAGACTGGAGGACCTTCTGCCTCAGATCAAACTCAGGTGCAATGAAAAGCTTGGCCAG GAGATTGAATGTCTCAACCAGAAGCTGAGGTTTCTTCAAAGGAGAATGCAG GTTGCGGACTCTCACAGCTGGAAGGGGGTGCTGACCAGGGCCCCTCTGTGGTGA
- the LOC118105038 gene encoding myosin-13: MFVIVVGAVQMCFRINTCMTQTSHEQTAESTGKASKQSSRATTKKNDENIHDTRKSTVCPSDKHSEKIRAAKMHNYHVTIKTNNDNIHQLREQNLNLAKKVSERNIAEEQNTNPFPQRGLGGSVFRMPGKKAESTPSNDIAIKMKHLNKLKNTTRIYQQRLVQLRKESQRLKPESDHCPPPPNTHAREDEEIAMFLRTLEIQMEKTRFKCSQAVFNMRDHQKLITLIQRGSMACKCQSDHLDTEIQKYKTSLHQLQAKNNKTQLANKALQAKSQQLKELYDEEDNKRELNLIAQRKKAQEAECKFVPPESEDDDQDTHILCKNFECVTNNIAQVTKLIRTFEASLKNIKLVVGESENQKLVGTWITKRERHSQLEKQKKENDKVLQELRKQRNLLFSKFKEIDFSYSLKRYNDQQELAEQSRCSAVAVELRSHLDMFTTIKERVEYLADKLQHVTLSEDRVTSASADSYELVLEQLSKCVQKLQLLKDELKGGNLAALRREMKEINDSIEKRLPSYNNRINLPEPGLE; the protein is encoded by the exons ATGTTCGTCATAGTCGTTGGTGCAGTCCAGATGTGTTTCCGTATCAACACCTGTATGACACAGACATCACACGAGCAGACAGCAG AGAGCACTGGAAAAGCTTCGAAACAGAGCTCTCGGGCCACCACTAAGAAGAACGATGAGAACATCCACGACACAAGAAAGTCAACTGTTTGCCCAAGTGATAAGCACTCAG AGAAAATCAGGGCGGCAAAGATGCATAACTATCATGTCACCATCAAGACgaacaatgacaacatacaccaGCTGAGGGAGCAGAACCTGAATCTAGCCAAGAAAGTGTCAGAGCGGAATATT GCTGAGGAACAGAACACCAACCCTTTTCCTCAGAGGGGCTTGGGTGGCTCTGTCTTTCGCATGCCAGGAAAG AAAGCCGAGTCAACACCAAGTAATGATATTGCTATTAAGATGAAGCATCTCAATAAGCTGAAAAACACCACCCGGATCTACCAGCAGCGCCTTGTCCAGCTGAGGAAGGAGAGCCAGCGACTGAAACCTGAGAGTGACCATTGTCCACCACCTCCTAATACTCATGCCCGTGAGGATGAGGAAATAGCTATG TTCCTACGGACACTGGAGATCCAAATGGAGAAGACCAGGTTTAAGTGCAGTCAGGCTGTGTTCAACATGAGGGATCACCAGAAACTCATAACTCTTATCCAG AGGGGCAGTATGGCCTGCAAGTGCCAGTCAGATCATCTGGATACAGAGATCCAGAAGTACAAGACCTCTCTTCACCAGCTGCAAGCCAAGAACAACAAGACCCAGCTGGCCAACAAAGCTCTTCAG GCAAAGTCACAGCAGCTGAAGGAACTGTACGATGAGGAGGATAATAAGAGGGAGCTCAACCTCATCGCCCAGAGGAAAAAAGCTCAGGAGGCTGAGTGCAAATTCGTGCCTCCTGAGTCTGAAGACGACGatcaagacacacacatattg TGTAAGAATTTCGAGTGCGTCACCAACAACATCGCACAAGTGACGAAACTTATCCGCACTTTTGAGGCGAGCTTGAAGAACATCAAATTGGTCGTTGGAGAATCAGAAAACCAG AAGTTAGTGGGAACCTGGATCACAAAAAGGGAACGACACTCACAGCTGGAGaagcaaaagaaagagaatgACAAAGTCCTGCAGGAGCTGAGGAAGCAGAGGAATCTCCTGTTCTCGAAATTCAAGGAGATTGATTTCTCCTACAGCCTCAAACGCTACAA TGACCAACAGGAGCTGGCGGAACAGTCAAGGTGctctgctgttgctgtggaaCTGCGTTCGCATCTTGATATGTTCACCACCATTAAAGAGAGGGTAGAGTACCTGGCAGACAAACTTCAGCACGTCACACTG agtgaggacagagtgaCGAGTGCGTCTGCAGACTCATATGAGCTTGTGTTGGAGCAGCTGTCCAAGTGcgtgcagaagctgcagttaCTCAAGGATGAACTTAAGGGGGGAAATCTGGCCGCTttgaggagggagatgaaggaG ATCAATGACAGCATTGAGAAGAGACTGCCATCTTACAACAACCGTATCAATCTCCCAGAACCTGGACTAGAGTGA
- the LOC118105022 gene encoding LOW QUALITY PROTEIN: uncharacterized protein LOC118105022 (The sequence of the model RefSeq protein was modified relative to this genomic sequence to represent the inferred CDS: inserted 1 base in 1 codon), giving the protein MFFIFLLIIANVTTVISLPGVDTETHLDCTNDYDEHMFCEFKAQNCSEYNVSLSTNEGIQWQSHRSCIPKQCGSQCCCSFETILVPGETHTVEVRRGNQRVQSKIFDVTQSIKPKVPTIISVDEVNGNFQVKWKNNMQGFFESSLTAEVMYRKKGDTENVTKSFKPQTMDNLNIYEISGEDLKPSTTYVVTVRSYTNRSGKFSDSSKEVEFSTRVDTETHLDCTNDYHEHMFCEFKAQNCSEYNVSLSTNEGTQLQSHGNCIPKQCGSQCCCSFKTILVPGETHTVEVRRGNQRVQSKIFDVTQSIKPKVPTIISVDEVNGNFQVKWKNNMQGFFESSLTAEVMYRKKGDTENVTKSFQPQTMDNLNMYEISGEDLKPSTTYVVTVRSYTNRSGKFSDSSKEVEFSTRVDTETHLDCTNDYDEHMFCEFKAQNCSEYNVSLSTNEGTQLQSHGNCIPKQCGSQCCCSFETILVSGETHTVEVRRGNQRVQSKIFDVTQSIKPKVPTIISVDEVNGNFQVKWKNNMQGFFESSLTAEVMYRKKGDTENVTKSFKPQTMDNLNIYEISGEDLKPSTTYVVTVRSYTNRSGKFSDSSKEVEFSTPASHYALLLGLILGLSIAAVLIATAAFYCFVKVRRTWDNCPNPKLPILRPYAEELLKPQAPITSSVSVEPLIPDDSKSWSKGSLTDSCSGNLQQSSGIGSGSSCLSYANTEEHDIMASRLDALSKALPGISPVSPLTSNLLNKSNQAGGLFSAPXTPCGVKAVEVNSGSSDFDNKSYSILIPNLPHQDGSEVQTQAEMVCDSAYHPVEGNMVTCPDQGAPACPLLNLSLSGSPLMATEMSYQQCNADSGRLSYEEDSSLFSISSDTDTTASCDPAPRVEAGYESVDEGASRTTEPNQERKVATISDDNTSYVPAGSQSCPQVDDAYQPFQTLVGQPVRE; this is encoded by the exons atgttttttattttcctgctgatCATAGCGAACGTAACCACTGTCATATCTCTCCCAG GTGTTGATACGGAAACACATCTGGACTGCACCAACGACTATGACGAACATATGTTTTGTGAGTTTAAAGCGCAGAACTGCTCTGAATATAATGTGTCTCTCTCCACCAACGAGGG tatacaATGGCAGTCCCACAGAAGTTGCATTCCCAAGCAGTGTGGTTCCCAGTGTTGTTGCTCCTTCGAAACGATACTTGTTCCCGGAGAGACTCACACAGTAGAGGTTCGGAGAGGAAACCAAAGAGTGCAGTCAAAAATCTTCGATGTCACACAAAGCA TTAAGCCCAAAGTCCCAACAATCATCTCAGTAGACGAAGTCAACGGGAATTTTCAAGtcaagtggaaaaacaacatgcagGGATTTTTCGAAAGCAGCTTGACTGCTGAAGTGATGTACCGTAAAAAAGGAGATACAGAAAAT GTCACTAAGTCGTTCAAACCACAAACCATGGACAACCTGAATATCTATGAAATATCCGGTGAAGATTTAAAGCCAAGCACGACATATGTTGTCACTGTGAGGAGCTACACTAATCGCAGCGGCAAGTTTAGTGACAGCAGCAAAGAGGTGGAATTCTCAACCC GTGTTGATACGGAAACACATCTGGACTGCACCAACGACTATCACGAACATATGTTTTGTGAGTTTAAAGCGCAGAACTGCTCTGAATATAATGTGTCTCTCTCCACCAACGAGGG GACACAATTGCAGTCCCACGGAAATTGCATTCCCAAGCAGTGTGGTTCCCAGTGTTGTTGCTCCTTCAAAACGATACTTGTTCCCGGAGAGACTCACACAGTAGAGGTTCGGAGAGGAAACCAAAGAGTGCAGTCAAAAATCTTCGATGTCACACAAAGCA TTAAGCCCAAAGTCCCAACAATCATCTCAGTAGACGAAGTCAACGGGAATTTTCAAGtcaagtggaaaaacaacatgcagGGATTTTTCGAAAGCAGCTTGACTGCTGAAGTGATGTACCGTAAAAAAGGAGATACAGAAAAT GTCACTAAGTCATTCCAACCACAAACCATGGACAACCTGAATATGTATGAAATATCCGGTGAAGATTTAAAGCCAAGCACGACATATGTTGTCACTGTGAGGAGCTACACTAATCGCAGCGGCAAGTTTAGTGACAGCAGCAAAGAGGTGGAATTCTCAACCC GTGTTGATACGGAAACACATCTGGACTGCACCAACGACTATGACGAACATATGTTTTGTGAGTTTAAAGCGCAGAACTGCTCTGAATATAATGTGTCTCTCTCCACCAACGAGGG gaCACAATTGCAGTCCCACGGAAATTGCATTCCCAAGCAGTGTGGTTCCCAGTGTTGTTGCTCCTTCGAAACGATACTTGTTTCCGGAGAGACTCACACAGTAGAGGTTCGGAGAGGAAACCAAAGAGTGCAGTCAAAAATCTTCGATGTCACACAAAGCA TTAAGCCCAAAGTCCCAACAATCATCTCAGTAGACGAAGTCAACGGGAATTTTCAAGtcaagtggaaaaacaacatgcagGGATTTTTCGAAAGCAGCTTGACTGCTGAAGTGATGTACCGTAAAAAGGGAGATACAGAAAAT GTCACTAAGTCGTTCAAACCACAAACCATGGACAACCTGAATATCTATGAAATATCCGGTGAAGATTTAAAGCCAAGCACGACATATGTTGTCACTGTGAGGAGCTACACTAATCGCAGCGGCAAGTTTAGTGACAGCAGCAAAGAGGTGGAATTCTCAACCC CTGCCTCCCATTATGCCCTGCTCTTGGGTCTCATCCTCGGCCTCAGTATTGCTGCAGTCCTCATCGCCACTGCTGCATTTTACTGTTTTGTAAA GGTGAGGAGGACATGGGACAATTGTCCAAATCCCAAACTTCCTATTTTACGTCCATATGCTGAAGAG CTCTTGAAGCCCCAGGCACCCATCACCTCCTCTGTCAGTGTTGAGCCTCTTATTCCAGATGACAGCAAATCCTG GTCAAAGGGATCACTGACAGACTCTTGCAGCGGGAACTTACAGCAAAGCAGTGGAATCGGCAGCGGCTCCTCTTGTCTCAGTTATGCTAACACAGAAGAGCATGACATTATGGCCAGTCGTCTCGATGCCCTCAGTAAAGCGTTACCCGGTATCAGCCCAGTATCACCTCTTACCTCCAATCTGCTCAATAAATCCAACCAAGCCGGTGGTTTATTCTCCGCTC GCACTCCCTGTGGAGTGAAAGCTGTGGAGGTGAATTCTGGATCATCAGACTTCGACAATAAAAGCTATTCAATTCTCATTCCCAACCTGCCGCATCAGGACGGCTCTGAAGTCCAGACACAGGCTGAGATGGTTTGTGACTCTGCGTACCATCCTGTTGAGGGTAACATGGTGACCTGCCCTGATCAAGGGGCACCAGCTTGTCCGCTTCTTAATTTATCTTTGTCAGGTTCACCTCTAATGGCTACAGAAATGTCGTATCAGCAGTGCAATGCAGATTCAGGGCGATTATCATATGAAGAGGACTCCAGTTTGTTCTCAATCTCTAGTGACACCGACACAACCGCCTCCTGTGATCCTGCGCCCAGAGTTGAGGCTGGGTA